Proteins from a genomic interval of Zingiber officinale cultivar Zhangliang chromosome 2A, Zo_v1.1, whole genome shotgun sequence:
- the LOC122041174 gene encoding probable serine/threonine-protein kinase PBL7 isoform X1, protein MGEMEDGYKREESVALLVIVVLATLSLASLFVAFSYYCYISNKVSKHLKSLKGRNEEKEKAAPLRSGSGRGSGSGDGGGDVPILAIDSGVQVFSYKQLHSATGSFGKGNVVGHGSFGAVYRGVLPDGRKVAVKLMDRPGKQGEEEFNTEVELLTRLHSPHLLTLVGHCSDSGHRLLVYEFMANGGLQEHLYPTKGSCGGISKLQWDTRMQIALDASKGLEYLHEHVSPPVIHRDFKSSNILLDDNFHAKVSDFGLAKFGSDKAGGHVSTRILGTQGYVAPEYALSGHLTTKSDVYSYGVVLLELLTGRVPVDMNRPSGEGILVAWALPYLNVREKVIEIMDPALEGQYSMKDAVQVAAIAAMCVQPEADYRPLMADVVQSLAPLVKNRSSKKISSSSTSQSCKPATKPEYD, encoded by the exons ATGGGAGAAATGGAGGATGGGTACAAGAGGGAGGAAAGCGTGGCCCTTTTGGTGATCGTAGTCCTCGCGACGCTGTCGCTGGCTTCCCTCTTCGTTGCCTTCAGCTACTATTGCTACATCAGCAACAAGGTCTCCAAGCATCTCAAGTCCCTTA AAGGGAGGAACGAGGAGAAGGAAAAGGCGGCGCCTTTGCGTAGCGGCAGCGGTAGAGGCAGCGGCAGTGGAGATGGCGGTGGCGATGTGCCGATTTTGGCGATTGACAGCGGGGTGCAGGTGTTCAGCTACAAGCAGCTCCATTCGGCCACCGGGAGTTTTGGGAAGGGAAATGTTGTCGGGCATGGGAGCTTTGGGGCTGTGTATAGGGGAGTGCTTCCTGATGGCCGGAAAGTGGCCGTTAAGCTCATGGATCGACCTGGGAAGCAAGGCGAGGAAGAGTTCAATACGGAG GTGGAGCTTCTGACCCGTCTTCACTCTCCTCACCTCTTGACATTGGTCGGGCACTGCTCTGACAGCGGGCACCGGCTTCTCGTCTATGAGTTTATGGCTAATGGTGGTCTTCAGGAACATCTATATCCTACAAAAG GTTCATGCGGTGGCATTTCAAAGTTGCAGTGGGATACTAGAATGCAAATAGCTCTTGATGCCTCAAAAGGTCTAGAATATCTTCATGAGCATGTCAGCCCACCTGTCATCCATAGGGATTTTAAAAGCAGCAACATTTTGTTGGATGACAACTTCCATGCCAAAGTTTCCGACTTTGGTTTGGCAAAGTTCGGTTCTGATAAAGCAGGTGGTCATGTTTCAACACGTATACTTGGCACACAAGGATATGTTGCTCCAGA ATATGCATTGTCCGGGCATTTAACAACAAAATCAGATGTGTACAGCTATGGGGTAGTTCTATTGGAACTGCTAACTGGTAGGGTTCCAGTAGACATGAATAGGCCATCAGGGGAAGGAATTCTTGTAGCCTGG GCTCTTCCTTATCTCAACGTCAGGGAGAAGGTAATAGAGATAATGGATCCAGCATTAGAAGGTCAGTACTCCATGAAGGATGCTGTTCAGGTGGCAGCCATTGCTGCAATGTGTGTGCAACCAGAGGCTGATTACCGGCCTTTAATGGCCGATGTTGTCCAGTCACTTGCTCCTCTGGTAAAGAACCGATCTTCGAAGAAGATTTCCAGTTCATCCACTTCTCAATCTTGCAAACCTGCGACAAAACCCGAGTATGATTAA
- the LOC122041174 gene encoding probable serine/threonine-protein kinase PBL7 isoform X2: protein MGEMEDGYKREESVALLVIVVLATLSLASLFVAFSYYCYISNKVSKHLKSLRRNEEKEKAAPLRSGSGRGSGSGDGGGDVPILAIDSGVQVFSYKQLHSATGSFGKGNVVGHGSFGAVYRGVLPDGRKVAVKLMDRPGKQGEEEFNTEVELLTRLHSPHLLTLVGHCSDSGHRLLVYEFMANGGLQEHLYPTKGSCGGISKLQWDTRMQIALDASKGLEYLHEHVSPPVIHRDFKSSNILLDDNFHAKVSDFGLAKFGSDKAGGHVSTRILGTQGYVAPEYALSGHLTTKSDVYSYGVVLLELLTGRVPVDMNRPSGEGILVAWALPYLNVREKVIEIMDPALEGQYSMKDAVQVAAIAAMCVQPEADYRPLMADVVQSLAPLVKNRSSKKISSSSTSQSCKPATKPEYD from the exons ATGGGAGAAATGGAGGATGGGTACAAGAGGGAGGAAAGCGTGGCCCTTTTGGTGATCGTAGTCCTCGCGACGCTGTCGCTGGCTTCCCTCTTCGTTGCCTTCAGCTACTATTGCTACATCAGCAACAAGGTCTCCAAGCATCTCAAGTCCCTTA GGAGGAACGAGGAGAAGGAAAAGGCGGCGCCTTTGCGTAGCGGCAGCGGTAGAGGCAGCGGCAGTGGAGATGGCGGTGGCGATGTGCCGATTTTGGCGATTGACAGCGGGGTGCAGGTGTTCAGCTACAAGCAGCTCCATTCGGCCACCGGGAGTTTTGGGAAGGGAAATGTTGTCGGGCATGGGAGCTTTGGGGCTGTGTATAGGGGAGTGCTTCCTGATGGCCGGAAAGTGGCCGTTAAGCTCATGGATCGACCTGGGAAGCAAGGCGAGGAAGAGTTCAATACGGAG GTGGAGCTTCTGACCCGTCTTCACTCTCCTCACCTCTTGACATTGGTCGGGCACTGCTCTGACAGCGGGCACCGGCTTCTCGTCTATGAGTTTATGGCTAATGGTGGTCTTCAGGAACATCTATATCCTACAAAAG GTTCATGCGGTGGCATTTCAAAGTTGCAGTGGGATACTAGAATGCAAATAGCTCTTGATGCCTCAAAAGGTCTAGAATATCTTCATGAGCATGTCAGCCCACCTGTCATCCATAGGGATTTTAAAAGCAGCAACATTTTGTTGGATGACAACTTCCATGCCAAAGTTTCCGACTTTGGTTTGGCAAAGTTCGGTTCTGATAAAGCAGGTGGTCATGTTTCAACACGTATACTTGGCACACAAGGATATGTTGCTCCAGA ATATGCATTGTCCGGGCATTTAACAACAAAATCAGATGTGTACAGCTATGGGGTAGTTCTATTGGAACTGCTAACTGGTAGGGTTCCAGTAGACATGAATAGGCCATCAGGGGAAGGAATTCTTGTAGCCTGG GCTCTTCCTTATCTCAACGTCAGGGAGAAGGTAATAGAGATAATGGATCCAGCATTAGAAGGTCAGTACTCCATGAAGGATGCTGTTCAGGTGGCAGCCATTGCTGCAATGTGTGTGCAACCAGAGGCTGATTACCGGCCTTTAATGGCCGATGTTGTCCAGTCACTTGCTCCTCTGGTAAAGAACCGATCTTCGAAGAAGATTTCCAGTTCATCCACTTCTCAATCTTGCAAACCTGCGACAAAACCCGAGTATGATTAA